One genomic window of Desulfovibrio desulfuricans includes the following:
- a CDS encoding LexA family transcriptional regulator, whose translation MPEKSEFKETLQRLMQALSVVSDAELARSLGITPQSVCGARKRGEVPPAWIQTCAAQTGVNAHWLFFGSGPMRLPEAADGELPSIQADCETDLISVPLAEARLSAGTGSLEVNSHSQGSYAFRGDFLRRKGNPRRMVLMRVSGDSMVPEIFDNDLVLLDRGQTEISPGRLYAVGFEDAIYIKRIDKLPGKIVLNSVNPAYPPVSLDLRGDCADQFRVIGRVLWSGREYR comes from the coding sequence GCGATGCGGAACTGGCAAGATCGCTGGGCATCACCCCACAATCCGTGTGTGGAGCGCGCAAACGCGGCGAAGTGCCGCCTGCGTGGATTCAAACCTGCGCCGCCCAGACAGGCGTAAACGCCCACTGGCTTTTTTTTGGCAGCGGGCCCATGCGGCTGCCGGAGGCGGCGGATGGCGAACTGCCCAGCATTCAGGCGGATTGTGAAACTGATCTTATCAGTGTGCCGCTGGCAGAAGCGCGGCTCTCTGCCGGAACGGGCAGTCTTGAGGTCAACAGTCACAGCCAGGGCAGCTATGCCTTCAGAGGCGATTTTTTACGCCGCAAGGGCAACCCCCGGCGTATGGTGCTCATGCGTGTTTCTGGCGACAGCATGGTGCCGGAAATTTTTGATAACGATCTGGTGCTGCTGGATCGGGGGCAGACGGAAATCAGCCCTGGGCGGCTTTATGCCGTTGGCTTTGAAGACGCCATCTATATAAAACGCATTGATAAACTCCCCGGCAAGATTGTTCTGAACAGCGTCAACCCGGCCTATCCGCCTGTGAGCCTTGACCTGCGCGGCGACTGCGCCGACCAGTTCAGGGTTATTGGTCGCGTGCTGTGGTCTGGAAGGGAATACAGGTAA
- a CDS encoding lysozyme inhibitor LprI family protein, with translation MSSARRSFATFFANLAAFSALCAVLLVAHPALAAEAAPQAAPPAQQDASAAAAADSPDQQDSALPAENLFSQTYQACMDEAAGVTTGMQDCMSAEQERLETRLNAQRARVAATLNPERAKAFNDALSAWDTLRKSGSLAMFDPNGGTLSPLMASLWYLEQTARMTRWVDVLQESAEQ, from the coding sequence ATGTCGTCTGCTCGTCGATCCTTTGCAACGTTCTTTGCCAATCTTGCCGCATTCAGTGCGCTCTGCGCCGTGCTGCTTGTTGCCCACCCCGCCCTTGCCGCAGAGGCCGCGCCGCAAGCTGCGCCCCCGGCGCAGCAGGATGCCAGCGCCGCCGCTGCCGCCGACAGCCCTGATCAGCAAGACTCCGCCCTCCCGGCGGAGAATCTGTTCAGCCAGACCTATCAGGCCTGCATGGACGAAGCTGCTGGGGTGACAACCGGCATGCAGGACTGCATGAGTGCGGAACAGGAACGGCTTGAAACCCGCCTGAACGCGCAACGCGCGCGCGTTGCCGCCACCCTGAACCCGGAACGCGCCAAGGCTTTTAATGACGCTCTGAGCGCGTGGGACACCCTGCGCAAGAGCGGTTCCCTTGCCATGTTTGACCCCAACGGCGGTACCCTTTCGCCGCTTATGGCATCACTATGGTATCTGGAACAAACTGCCCGCATGACGCGCTGGGTTGACGTCTTGCAGGAAAGCGCCGAACAGTAG
- a CDS encoding MFS transporter — protein sequence MSQSPESLPAASGKKILLSMGTTYAMGTFNDNFFKQAALLLAASAGLESIQGIASAMFALPFVACSAWAGWLADRMPKNKMVIWSKFMELAAMLYGVWALVDMNWAGMVAVVFLMGLQSTIFSPALNGAIPENFPPQEVPRVNALLKLATTATILLGIAAGGVVLDLPEFSAFAAFIPQGDHGFGRLAVGAVAVFIAVIGLASAFGIGKSVVSAGANAPFPLLGPVHSVLHALECRGRDPHLFLTLAGEAFFYCLSSFALLCINNLGIIQLSFSLTVTSLLSVAMMIGICVGSVLAGRYEATSWRRIMVPAGAGLGLGLMLSGLAPLLPEALQFPWLFLLLTFSGICGGLYLIPLVSFIQVKPAATEKGKTLGISNCSCFSGILLSGLIFAWLGKVPPAWLLAGSGLAALVFISWAAVRISRMFSCGKRFSLLGLCLRLLLGLRYRVTTTGLETISGPGPILFMPNHPALIDPVIVYSLLANHAPRPLADERQMEGPLGRLAAKALRAVLIPDAMKDGAKARQGVEAGMQAVLDALQAGDNVLLYPAGRVYRSGRESLGGNSGAALILQKMPGLRVVLVRTTGLWGSAFGYGATGKAPHFGRVLLRGALVVVANLLFFTPRRPVTVEFVEAGDLPRTGDKRVLNPWLEQFYNQAERPAQEIPRFFWQGSEARILDAVPQNRAAEAADISAEVRAAVYAALREAADLPEAHLLSDDMTLGGDLGLDSLALMDLALSLEGAQGATIANLELLVTVRDCLLAASGQLGETCADSPAPAGWFAPAADQKLAIPKHAATIADAFLTQVRSAPAQPLLADRASLRSRRDILMGALILARRLRTLPGERLGIMLPAAPAVVTVWLAALLAGKTPVLFNWTVGQANLRHCITITGVSHILSATALQDRLERQGLGLASLPVQWVLLDKLAESLTICEKLCGALKARLLRNLKEYAVPETAAVLFTSGSESLPKAVPLSHANLLANARDIVEVLHLDPDDSVLAMLPPFHSFGLMVNIVLPLSLGIRAAFHPNPTEPGPLAALVRDYRLTLMAAPPTFLGAVLERAAGTENLASLRCAFVGAEKCQDHVYRAFAAQCPHAALCEGYGVTECSPVVSVNRPGDIVCGTIGHGMPSVTLALVREEDGNICGRVEAGQTGMLLVRGPSIFGGYLSDAPSPFVEFEGHTWYRTGDLVRLDETGRLTFQGRLKRFVKIGGEMISLPQIESVLLEIFGKRGDEPEQGPALAVEATAEESGSAIMLFTPMALSLPEVNAALRGAGLSSLYAIKRIVNVEAIPLLGSGKTDYRALKGSVDAV from the coding sequence TGGGCAGGGTGGCTGGCAGACCGCATGCCCAAGAATAAAATGGTCATCTGGTCAAAATTTATGGAACTGGCGGCCATGCTCTATGGCGTGTGGGCGCTTGTAGATATGAACTGGGCGGGCATGGTTGCTGTAGTTTTTTTGATGGGCCTGCAATCCACAATCTTCAGCCCTGCCCTTAACGGAGCCATACCGGAAAACTTTCCTCCGCAGGAAGTGCCACGGGTGAATGCCCTGCTCAAGCTGGCAACCACGGCAACTATTCTGCTGGGTATCGCCGCCGGGGGCGTTGTGCTGGATCTGCCCGAATTTTCTGCATTTGCTGCATTCATCCCGCAGGGGGATCACGGTTTTGGCCGACTGGCCGTGGGGGCGGTGGCTGTGTTTATAGCTGTTATCGGGCTGGCGTCCGCCTTTGGCATTGGCAAAAGCGTTGTTTCTGCCGGGGCAAACGCTCCCTTTCCCCTGTTGGGGCCTGTGCATTCCGTGCTCCATGCGCTGGAGTGCCGCGGGCGCGACCCGCACCTGTTTCTCACGCTGGCGGGGGAAGCTTTTTTCTACTGCCTGTCGTCCTTTGCCCTGTTGTGCATCAATAATCTCGGCATCATCCAGCTCAGTTTTTCGCTTACCGTTACGAGCCTGCTTTCCGTGGCGATGATGATTGGCATATGCGTGGGTTCCGTTCTGGCCGGGCGGTACGAAGCCACAAGCTGGCGGCGCATTATGGTTCCGGCAGGCGCAGGGCTTGGCCTTGGCCTCATGCTCTCCGGCCTTGCCCCATTGCTGCCGGAGGCACTGCAATTTCCCTGGCTTTTCTTGTTGCTGACGTTTTCCGGTATTTGCGGTGGATTGTATCTCATACCACTTGTGAGCTTTATTCAGGTAAAGCCAGCCGCCACGGAGAAAGGAAAAACTCTGGGGATTTCCAACTGTTCGTGCTTCAGCGGCATCCTTCTTTCCGGTTTGATTTTCGCATGGCTGGGCAAGGTGCCCCCGGCATGGCTGCTGGCTGGCAGCGGCCTTGCGGCGCTGGTTTTCATCAGTTGGGCCGCTGTGCGAATTAGCCGCATGTTTTCTTGCGGTAAGCGTTTCAGCCTTTTGGGGCTATGTTTGCGTCTGCTGCTGGGCCTGCGCTACCGCGTGACCACGACCGGGCTTGAAACCATATCCGGCCCCGGCCCAATCCTGTTTATGCCCAACCATCCCGCGCTGATTGACCCCGTCATTGTATATTCGCTGCTGGCGAATCATGCGCCACGCCCTCTGGCCGACGAGCGCCAGATGGAAGGCCCGCTTGGACGGCTGGCGGCTAAGGCCCTGCGCGCCGTGCTTATTCCTGACGCCATGAAGGATGGGGCCAAGGCCCGACAGGGCGTTGAGGCTGGCATGCAGGCCGTGCTGGATGCCTTGCAGGCCGGGGACAACGTATTGCTGTATCCCGCAGGGAGGGTTTATCGCTCAGGCCGGGAGAGCCTTGGCGGCAACTCCGGGGCAGCGCTTATTCTGCAAAAAATGCCCGGCCTGCGCGTGGTGCTGGTGCGCACAACCGGGCTGTGGGGCAGTGCTTTTGGCTACGGAGCCACGGGCAAAGCGCCGCATTTTGGCAGGGTGCTGCTGCGTGGCGCGCTGGTGGTAGTTGCCAACCTGCTGTTCTTTACGCCCCGCCGCCCCGTGACGGTGGAGTTTGTGGAAGCCGGCGATCTGCCCCGCACGGGCGATAAACGTGTACTCAACCCCTGGCTGGAGCAGTTTTATAATCAGGCGGAGCGCCCGGCGCAGGAAATTCCCCGTTTTTTCTGGCAGGGAAGCGAGGCGCGGATTCTGGATGCCGTGCCGCAAAACCGAGCGGCAGAGGCGGCGGATATCTCTGCGGAAGTGCGCGCCGCCGTCTATGCGGCCTTGCGTGAGGCGGCTGACCTGCCGGAAGCTCACCTACTCTCGGACGACATGACCCTTGGCGGCGATCTGGGGTTGGACAGCCTGGCCCTCATGGATCTGGCCCTCAGCCTTGAAGGTGCGCAGGGTGCAACTATAGCAAATCTGGAGCTTCTGGTTACGGTGCGCGATTGTCTGCTGGCGGCGAGCGGTCAGCTTGGCGAGACCTGTGCGGACTCTCCCGCTCCTGCTGGCTGGTTTGCGCCTGCCGCTGACCAGAAGCTTGCCATACCCAAACACGCCGCAACCATAGCCGATGCCTTTCTGACCCAGGTGCGTTCCGCCCCTGCCCAGCCATTGCTGGCAGACCGCGCAAGCCTGCGCAGCCGGAGGGACATCCTCATGGGCGCACTGATTCTGGCTCGCCGTTTACGGACGCTGCCCGGCGAGCGCCTTGGCATCATGCTGCCCGCCGCGCCCGCAGTGGTCACGGTGTGGCTTGCGGCACTGCTGGCAGGCAAGACGCCTGTGCTGTTCAACTGGACGGTGGGGCAAGCCAACCTCCGTCACTGCATAACTATAACCGGGGTCAGCCATATTCTCAGCGCAACGGCCTTGCAGGATCGGCTGGAACGTCAGGGGCTGGGCCTTGCATCCCTGCCTGTGCAGTGGGTGCTGCTGGACAAGCTGGCGGAATCGCTGACCATCTGTGAAAAACTCTGCGGCGCGCTCAAAGCCCGTCTGCTGCGTAATCTGAAAGAATACGCGGTGCCGGAAACAGCGGCGGTGCTCTTTACATCCGGCTCGGAATCCTTGCCCAAGGCCGTGCCCCTGAGCCACGCCAATCTGCTCGCCAATGCCCGCGATATTGTGGAGGTGCTGCACCTTGATCCGGACGATAGCGTGCTTGCCATGCTGCCGCCTTTCCATTCCTTCGGCCTTATGGTGAATATTGTGTTGCCCCTGTCGTTGGGCATCCGCGCCGCCTTTCATCCCAACCCCACTGAACCCGGCCCGCTGGCGGCCTTGGTGCGCGATTACAGGCTTACGCTCATGGCCGCGCCGCCCACATTTCTTGGGGCAGTGCTGGAGCGGGCCGCAGGGACGGAAAATCTTGCAAGTTTGCGCTGCGCTTTTGTGGGGGCGGAAAAATGTCAGGATCATGTCTACCGCGCTTTTGCAGCGCAATGTCCGCACGCGGCGCTTTGCGAGGGCTATGGCGTTACGGAATGCTCCCCGGTGGTTTCAGTCAACAGACCGGGCGACATTGTGTGCGGAACCATAGGCCACGGCATGCCCTCGGTAACACTGGCCCTTGTGCGCGAAGAGGACGGCAATATCTGCGGGCGCGTGGAGGCGGGGCAGACCGGTATGCTTCTGGTGCGCGGCCCCAGCATCTTTGGCGGCTATCTGAGTGATGCGCCCTCGCCCTTTGTGGAGTTTGAAGGCCATACATGGTACCGCACCGGCGACCTTGTGCGATTGGATGAAACTGGCCGCCTGACCTTTCAGGGACGGCTCAAGCGCTTTGTGAAGATTGGCGGAGAAATGATTTCTCTGCCGCAGATCGAATCCGTGCTGCTCGAAATATTCGGCAAGCGGGGCGACGAGCCGGAGCAAGGCCCAGCGCTGGCTGTGGAAGCCACAGCGGAAGAAAGCGGCTCGGCAATTATGCTCTTCACCCCGATGGCGCTCTCCCTGCCGGAAGTGAATGCCGCCCTGCGTGGGGCGGGGCTTTCATCCCTGTATGCGATAAAGCGCATTGTGAATGTGGAGGCGATTCCCCTGCTGGGCAGCGGAAAAACGGACTACAGAGCGTTGAAAGGGAGTGTTGATGCGGTTTAG
- a CDS encoding LysE family translocator: protein MELLLFCKSMLLGLAVAAPLGPIGVLCINRTLERGFWAGVAGGMGTALADAIYASLAAIGFSALTATLTTLAPWLKLAGGLFMLWLGCSSLRPNPRRASTPARTNKFRGLSGTIAATFLLTLTNPVTIFSFAALFAGLGLTDTPGATNALAVVAGVFLGSLLWWFLLSGGVALAQRRLPEGFSLCVSRMSGVILMGFGFYALGSLLYAVMQQP from the coding sequence ATGGAACTCCTGTTATTCTGTAAAAGCATGCTTCTCGGCCTGGCGGTGGCAGCTCCGCTCGGGCCCATCGGCGTATTGTGCATAAACCGCACGCTTGAGCGCGGCTTTTGGGCTGGAGTAGCCGGAGGGATGGGAACGGCCCTGGCCGATGCCATCTACGCGAGCCTTGCGGCGATCGGCTTTTCAGCTTTAACGGCAACACTGACGACGCTTGCCCCGTGGCTCAAGCTTGCAGGCGGTCTGTTCATGCTGTGGCTTGGCTGTAGCAGCCTGCGGCCAAATCCCCGGCGGGCGTCAACACCTGCCCGCACCAATAAATTCAGGGGACTCTCCGGAACTATCGCCGCTACATTCCTTCTTACGCTCACCAACCCGGTGACCATTTTCTCCTTTGCGGCACTGTTCGCTGGCCTCGGCTTGACCGATACGCCGGGGGCAACCAATGCTCTTGCCGTTGTTGCTGGAGTATTTCTGGGGTCGTTATTGTGGTGGTTCTTGTTGAGCGGCGGGGTTGCTCTGGCCCAGCGGCGCTTGCCCGAAGGATTTTCCCTTTGCGTATCAAGAATGTCCGGGGTGATCCTCATGGGTTTCGGTTTTTATGCGCTCGGCTCTCTGCTTTACGCTGTAATGCAGCAACCTTGA